From a single Micromonospora pallida genomic region:
- a CDS encoding IclR family transcriptional regulator, with the protein MTTTPLVERDDTRVRSGLGRALDVINIIADRAPETLGVSTIARELGLPKAVAYRILKELVADDFLSFNEDTKRYRLGAGALAVGLAALRALDVPDTARRYLVHLVRDSGETATLSVRQGWLRVYIDQVLSPHEVRMSVSLGTSHPLHSGSSSKAILAALPDAEVEEYLAQPMRQVTPSTITDPGALRAELALVRQQGYAVSMGERQNGAGSVAAAVRYGTGQVFGSISLCGPQDRFTPQVCAAHGALVAAAAGEISAELGYRIPGARTPADPG; encoded by the coding sequence ATGACCACCACGCCCCTCGTCGAGCGGGACGACACCCGCGTCCGCTCCGGCCTCGGCCGGGCCCTCGACGTCATCAACATCATCGCCGACCGGGCGCCGGAAACCCTTGGCGTGTCGACGATCGCGCGGGAACTGGGCCTGCCCAAGGCGGTGGCGTACCGGATCCTGAAGGAGTTGGTGGCCGACGACTTCCTCAGCTTCAACGAGGACACCAAGCGGTACCGGCTCGGCGCCGGCGCGCTGGCGGTGGGACTGGCCGCGCTGCGTGCCCTGGACGTGCCGGACACCGCCCGCCGCTACCTGGTCCACCTGGTGCGCGACAGCGGGGAGACCGCGACGCTCTCGGTGCGGCAGGGCTGGCTGCGGGTCTACATCGACCAGGTGCTGTCGCCGCACGAGGTACGCATGTCGGTGTCCCTGGGCACCAGCCACCCGTTGCACTCGGGCTCGTCGTCCAAGGCGATCCTCGCCGCCCTGCCCGACGCCGAGGTCGAGGAGTACCTCGCCCAGCCGATGCGGCAGGTCACTCCGTCCACCATCACCGACCCCGGCGCGTTGCGCGCCGAACTGGCCCTGGTCCGGCAGCAGGGCTACGCGGTGAGCATGGGAGAACGGCAGAACGGGGCGGGCAGCGTCGCCGCGGCGGTGCGGTACGGCACCGGGCAGGTGTTCGGCTCGATCTCGCTGTGCGGGCCGCAGGACCGGTTCACCCCACAGGTCTGCGCGGCGCACGGCGCCCTGGTCGCGGCGGCGGCCGGCGAGATCTCCGCCGAGCTCGGCTACCGGATCCCGGGGGCGCGGACGCCCGCCGATCCGGGCTAG
- a CDS encoding MmgE/PrpD family protein produces the protein MAERTLGQRLAAFAADTPAAGLPPEVVDSVRRRVLDVVGLCVAASPLPTSQAALAYVGEQGGRGQARAIGLDTRVPAALAAFANGVLAHSLDYDDTHLPSVLHPSASVVPAALAAAELTGASGRETVAAIAVGLEVCIRVGMAGYDRTAGNSVFFEHGQHATSICGTLGGAVAVARLFGLDAGQTLDSLGVAASMAAGLIEANRTGGTVKRIHCGWAAHAAVTAASLAKHGISGPPTVLEGRFGFFQAFLRGEFDPTEIVDGLGARWAVPGIFFKPYPANHFTHAAIDAAIALRERGLAVADIDKITLGVPTPVIRTIGQPIDRKRAPRTGYEAQFSGPYAVVAGLCGGGVLGVGPDDFTDALAADPVRRALMARVEVVPDDRCDAIFPYQFPAVLRVVTRDGRVWAAEVLANRGGPQRPLSTAELALKFHHNVAGRLAPDVATQVEQEIGRLDQAADVRRLTGLLAAVNTAPPAGTPAPTSLASACPSEE, from the coding sequence GTGGCTGAGCGGACCCTCGGGCAGCGCCTCGCCGCCTTCGCCGCCGACACCCCGGCCGCCGGACTGCCGCCGGAGGTGGTCGACAGCGTACGCCGCCGGGTGCTCGACGTCGTCGGGCTCTGCGTCGCCGCGTCCCCGCTGCCCACCAGCCAGGCGGCCCTAGCCTACGTAGGCGAGCAGGGCGGCCGGGGCCAGGCCAGGGCGATCGGCCTGGACACCCGGGTTCCGGCCGCTCTCGCCGCCTTCGCCAACGGCGTGCTGGCCCACTCCCTCGACTACGACGACACCCACCTGCCCTCGGTGCTGCACCCCAGCGCCTCGGTGGTCCCGGCCGCGCTGGCCGCCGCCGAGCTCACGGGTGCCAGCGGCCGGGAGACGGTGGCCGCCATCGCCGTAGGTCTGGAGGTGTGCATCCGGGTCGGCATGGCCGGCTACGACCGCACCGCCGGCAACTCGGTCTTCTTCGAGCACGGCCAGCACGCCACCTCCATCTGCGGCACCCTCGGTGGGGCCGTCGCCGTCGCCCGCCTGTTCGGTCTGGACGCCGGGCAGACCCTGGACAGCCTCGGCGTGGCCGCGTCGATGGCCGCCGGCCTGATCGAGGCCAACCGCACCGGCGGCACGGTGAAGCGGATTCACTGCGGCTGGGCGGCGCACGCCGCGGTGACCGCAGCCTCGCTGGCCAAACACGGCATCAGCGGCCCGCCGACGGTACTGGAAGGGCGTTTCGGCTTCTTCCAGGCGTTCCTGCGCGGCGAGTTCGACCCGACCGAGATCGTCGACGGACTCGGGGCGAGGTGGGCGGTGCCGGGCATCTTCTTCAAGCCCTACCCGGCCAACCACTTCACTCACGCCGCGATCGACGCGGCGATCGCCCTGCGCGAACGGGGACTGGCCGTCGCGGACATCGACAAGATCACCCTCGGCGTGCCGACCCCGGTGATCCGCACGATCGGCCAGCCGATCGACCGCAAGCGGGCTCCACGCACCGGTTACGAGGCACAGTTCAGCGGCCCGTACGCGGTGGTCGCGGGGCTGTGCGGGGGCGGCGTCCTCGGCGTCGGCCCGGACGACTTCACCGATGCCCTCGCGGCCGACCCGGTCCGCCGGGCGCTGATGGCGCGGGTCGAGGTGGTACCCGACGACCGGTGCGATGCGATCTTTCCGTACCAGTTCCCGGCGGTGCTGCGGGTGGTCACCCGCGACGGCCGGGTGTGGGCCGCAGAGGTGCTGGCCAACCGGGGTGGCCCGCAGCGTCCGCTCTCCACCGCCGAGCTGGCGCTGAAGTTTCACCACAACGTCGCCGGACGGCTCGCACCGGACGTCGCCACCCAGGTCGAGCAGGAGATCGGCCGGCTGGACCAGGCCGCCGACGTACGCCGGCTGACCGGCCTGCTCGCCGCCGTGAACACCGCCCCGCCAGCCGGTACGCCGGCACCGACCTCGCTCGCCAGCGCCTGCCCCTCCGAGGAGTGA
- a CDS encoding CaiB/BaiF CoA transferase family protein: protein MNDGPLAGVRVLDVSTILAGPLCCQILGDFGADVIKIEHPTAGDSMRGHGKSKNGQPLWWKEISRNKRTVGLSLSAPEGAALLLRLAENADVLVENFRPGTLERWGVGPAELHRVNPRLIIARITGFGQTGPYAGRAGFGTLAEAMSGFAHLTGAADGPPTLPAFGLADSICGIAASSAVMMALWHRDRNGGTGQVIDLSLLEPIMAAVGPGPTVYDQLGIVEHRHGNRSTNNAPRNTYRTRDGTWVAVSTSAQAIAERVLRLVGHPEVIEQPWFRTGAGRAAHADELDKYVGDWIGARTREQVSRAFTEAGAAVAPVYDARDIVEDPHVRETGMVTVVDDPDLGPMRMHNVMWRMSATPGRIRFTGRAPGADTDSLLIDELGCDPAEIAGLRDRDIVS from the coding sequence GTGAACGACGGACCGCTCGCGGGAGTGCGGGTGCTGGACGTCTCGACGATCCTGGCCGGGCCGCTGTGCTGCCAGATCCTCGGCGACTTCGGCGCTGACGTGATCAAGATCGAGCACCCGACCGCCGGCGACAGCATGCGTGGGCACGGTAAGTCCAAGAATGGGCAGCCACTGTGGTGGAAGGAGATCTCCCGCAACAAGCGTACGGTCGGGCTGAGCCTGTCCGCCCCGGAGGGGGCGGCGCTGCTGCTGCGCCTGGCCGAGAACGCCGACGTGCTGGTGGAGAACTTCCGGCCGGGCACGCTGGAACGCTGGGGGGTCGGGCCGGCGGAGTTGCACCGGGTCAACCCCCGCCTGATCATCGCCCGGATCACCGGCTTCGGTCAGACCGGCCCGTACGCCGGCCGGGCCGGCTTCGGCACCCTGGCCGAGGCGATGAGCGGCTTCGCCCACCTCACCGGTGCTGCGGACGGCCCGCCCACCCTGCCGGCGTTCGGCCTGGCCGACAGCATCTGCGGCATCGCCGCCTCGTCGGCGGTGATGATGGCGCTCTGGCACCGGGACCGCAACGGCGGCACCGGCCAGGTCATCGACCTGAGCCTGCTGGAGCCGATCATGGCGGCGGTCGGCCCCGGCCCCACCGTCTACGACCAACTCGGCATCGTCGAGCACCGCCACGGCAACCGGTCGACCAACAACGCCCCGCGCAACACGTACCGCACCCGCGACGGCACCTGGGTCGCGGTGTCGACCAGCGCCCAGGCGATCGCCGAGCGGGTGCTGCGGCTGGTCGGGCATCCGGAGGTGATCGAGCAGCCGTGGTTCCGTACCGGCGCCGGTCGCGCCGCCCACGCCGACGAACTCGACAAGTACGTCGGCGACTGGATCGGCGCCCGGACCCGCGAGCAGGTGAGCCGCGCGTTCACCGAGGCGGGTGCCGCCGTGGCCCCGGTCTACGACGCCCGGGACATCGTCGAGGACCCGCACGTACGGGAGACCGGCATGGTCACCGTGGTCGACGACCCCGACCTCGGGCCGATGCGGATGCACAACGTGATGTGGCGGATGTCGGCCACCCCCGGCCGGATCCGGTTCACCGGGCGTGCGCCCGGTGCCGACACCGACTCCCTGCTGATCGACGAACTTGGCTGCGATCCGGCCGAGATCGCCGGCCTCCGAGACCGCGACATCGTCTCCTGA
- a CDS encoding cyclase family protein: MTITARPADRLLDAVRGGAQIYDLGRLLTIGMPQSPNHPPFWLSMPRRHGDMVRADGGSAANDLLVMGTHVGTHVDALAHVSHEGRLHGGADAADAQAGGRFTELGVHTVEPMLRRGVLLDVPAVLGEHCPAGYEITPADLDAAARRQGTPVEPGDVVLIRSGWGRFFGHEDRSVYVGRDSGVPGVSSAGAGWLAERQVHAVGADTIAFECLPPGQGHTSLPAHRILLVEHGIYLIEAMALEELARDEVYEFTFVMIPLPLFGATGSPVRPLAVVSRG, encoded by the coding sequence GTGACCATCACCGCAAGGCCCGCCGACCGCCTGCTCGACGCCGTACGCGGCGGTGCGCAGATCTACGACCTCGGCCGGCTACTGACGATCGGCATGCCCCAGTCGCCGAACCACCCGCCGTTCTGGCTCAGCATGCCCCGCCGCCACGGCGACATGGTCCGCGCCGACGGCGGCTCGGCCGCAAACGACCTGCTGGTCATGGGCACCCACGTCGGCACCCACGTCGACGCCCTCGCCCACGTGTCGCACGAGGGCCGGCTGCACGGCGGCGCCGACGCGGCCGACGCGCAGGCCGGTGGCCGGTTCACCGAACTCGGCGTACACACCGTCGAGCCGATGCTGCGCCGTGGGGTGCTGCTCGACGTCCCCGCCGTGCTCGGCGAGCACTGCCCGGCTGGCTACGAGATCACTCCCGCCGACCTGGACGCCGCCGCCCGCCGGCAGGGCACCCCGGTGGAACCGGGCGACGTGGTGCTGATCCGCAGCGGCTGGGGCCGGTTCTTCGGCCACGAGGACCGCAGCGTCTACGTCGGCCGCGACTCGGGAGTACCGGGCGTGAGCAGCGCCGGCGCCGGGTGGCTGGCCGAGCGGCAGGTGCACGCCGTCGGGGCCGACACCATCGCCTTCGAGTGCCTGCCCCCCGGCCAGGGGCACACCAGCCTGCCCGCGCACCGGATCCTCCTCGTCGAACACGGCATTTACCTCATCGAAGCGATGGCGCTGGAGGAACTCGCCCGCGACGAGGTGTACGAGTTCACCTTCGTCATGATCCCGCTGCCGTTGTTCGGTGCCACCGGCTCGCCGGTGCGCCCCCTGGCGGTGGTCAGCCGTGGCTGA